One Paraburkholderia kururiensis DNA window includes the following coding sequences:
- a CDS encoding hydroxymethylglutaryl-CoA lyase, with protein sequence MALPATVKIVEVGPRDGLQNEKEFVPTEIKIELINRLSAAGFPNIESASFVSPKWVPQMADGAEVMASIERRAGAIYSVLTPNMRGFEGAQVANADEIVIFGAASEAFSQKNINCSIAESIERFAPVAQAAKAHGMRVRGSVSCALGCPYQGEVPVASVVDVVERFAALGCDEIDIADTIGVGTPKRTREVYEAVTKVFARERLSGHFHDTYGQALANIYAALLEGIEIFHASVAGLGGCPYAKGATGNVATEDVLYLMNGLGIRTGIDLDQVVAAGDFISTAIGRANASRAGKALLAKARGAAARCV encoded by the coding sequence ATGGCATTGCCAGCAACAGTGAAGATCGTTGAAGTGGGGCCGCGCGACGGCTTGCAGAACGAGAAGGAATTCGTGCCCACCGAGATCAAGATCGAACTCATCAACCGGCTTTCGGCGGCGGGCTTTCCGAACATCGAGTCGGCGTCGTTCGTCTCGCCGAAATGGGTGCCGCAGATGGCGGACGGCGCGGAAGTGATGGCCAGCATCGAGCGCCGCGCGGGCGCCATCTACTCCGTGCTCACGCCGAACATGCGCGGCTTCGAAGGCGCACAGGTCGCGAACGCAGACGAGATCGTCATCTTCGGCGCCGCGAGCGAAGCGTTCTCGCAGAAGAACATCAACTGCAGCATTGCCGAGAGCATCGAGCGCTTCGCGCCCGTTGCGCAAGCCGCGAAGGCGCACGGCATGCGCGTGCGCGGCAGCGTGTCGTGCGCGCTGGGCTGCCCGTATCAGGGCGAGGTGCCGGTGGCTTCCGTGGTGGACGTGGTCGAACGCTTCGCGGCATTGGGCTGCGACGAGATCGACATTGCAGACACCATCGGCGTAGGCACGCCGAAGCGCACGCGCGAAGTCTACGAGGCCGTGACGAAAGTGTTTGCGCGCGAACGGCTGTCGGGCCACTTTCACGACACGTATGGCCAGGCGCTCGCCAACATCTACGCGGCGCTGCTGGAAGGCATCGAGATTTTTCATGCGTCCGTGGCAGGCCTCGGTGGTTGCCCGTACGCGAAGGGCGCAACGGGCAACGTCGCGACCGAAGACGTGCTGTACCTGATGAACGGCCTCGGCATTCGCACCGGCATCGACCTCGATCAGGTGGTGGCCGCGGGCGATTTCATCTCGACGGCGATTGGCCGCGCCAATGCTTCGCGCGCGGGCAAGGCGCTGCTCGCGAAGGCCCGCGGCGCCGCGGCGCGTTGCGTGTAA
- a CDS encoding 2-hydroxyacid dehydrogenase produces MKILFYQPHSNHDTADNDAWLRGLQQALPHAELREWQPGDHAGADYAVVWRPPRELFAGRHDLRAIFNLGAGVDAILGLERDFPGTLPRDALLVRLEDTGMGQQMVEYIAHAVLRYLRRFDEYEQLQQARRWKVLEPHPRATFTVGVMGLGVLGTQVAHALAALGLPVRGFSRNAKRIEGVACSSGELHGAAFDAFLDGVKVLVNLLPHTPDTADVLNARTFSKLARGAYLVNVARGGHLVEHDLIDALAHGQIAAATLDVFREEPLPAAHPFWSEPRITITPHSAAQTLRDESIEQVAQKIASLARGEPISGIVERERGY; encoded by the coding sequence ATGAAGATCCTGTTCTATCAGCCGCACTCGAACCACGACACCGCGGACAACGACGCCTGGCTGCGCGGTCTGCAACAGGCGCTGCCGCACGCCGAGCTGCGCGAGTGGCAGCCCGGCGACCATGCCGGCGCCGACTACGCGGTGGTGTGGCGTCCGCCGCGCGAACTCTTCGCGGGGCGCCACGACCTGCGCGCCATCTTCAACCTGGGCGCAGGCGTGGACGCGATACTCGGACTCGAACGCGACTTCCCCGGCACGCTGCCGCGCGACGCGCTGCTCGTGCGTCTGGAAGACACGGGCATGGGCCAGCAGATGGTCGAGTACATCGCCCATGCGGTGCTGCGCTACCTGCGCCGCTTCGACGAGTACGAGCAGCTTCAGCAGGCGCGCCGCTGGAAGGTGCTGGAACCGCATCCGCGCGCCACGTTCACGGTGGGCGTGATGGGCCTCGGCGTGCTCGGCACTCAGGTGGCGCACGCGCTGGCCGCGCTCGGTTTGCCGGTGCGCGGTTTCAGCCGCAACGCGAAACGGATCGAAGGCGTTGCATGCTCGTCGGGCGAACTGCACGGCGCGGCGTTCGACGCGTTTCTCGATGGCGTGAAGGTGCTCGTCAATCTATTGCCGCACACGCCCGATACGGCCGACGTCCTGAACGCCCGCACGTTCTCGAAGCTCGCGCGTGGCGCGTATCTCGTCAACGTGGCGCGCGGCGGGCATCTGGTCGAACACGATCTGATCGATGCGCTCGCGCACGGCCAGATCGCAGCGGCCACGCTCGACGTATTTCGCGAGGAACCGCTGCCCGCAGCGCATCCGTTCTGGAGCGAGCCGCGCATCACGATCACGCCGCACAGCGCGGCGCAAACGCTGCGCGACGAAAGTATCGAGCAGGTGGCGCAAAAGATTGCATCGCTCGCGCGTGGCGAGCCGATCAGCGGCATCGTGGAGCGCGAGCGCGGCTATTGA
- a CDS encoding RBBP9/YdeN family alpha/beta hydrolase: MLSCSKSTWPPRLVTVPGLHGSEGAHWQTWLERQFPRSLRVEQADWDAPNLAVWGEALGALLARERGPFVLAAHSFGCLATAHALLQGSSAADVAGVLLVAPASPEKFRFAGALEPRRLPVPSILIGSETDPWMPAAGALALAQHLGSAFVNLGDAGHINTAAGFGPWPRAKHFVDTLIHCAAPRRFREAPQTEDAHAFV; this comes from the coding sequence ATGCTTTCGTGCAGCAAATCGACGTGGCCGCCGCGACTCGTGACGGTGCCGGGCCTTCATGGCAGCGAGGGCGCGCACTGGCAGACCTGGCTCGAGCGCCAGTTTCCGCGCTCGTTGCGCGTGGAGCAGGCGGACTGGGATGCGCCCAATCTCGCGGTGTGGGGCGAGGCGCTAGGCGCGCTGCTGGCGCGTGAACGCGGGCCGTTCGTGCTGGCCGCGCACAGCTTCGGGTGCCTTGCGACGGCGCACGCGTTGCTCCAGGGTAGTAGCGCCGCGGACGTGGCGGGCGTGCTGCTCGTCGCGCCCGCGAGTCCGGAGAAGTTTCGTTTTGCGGGCGCGCTCGAGCCGCGGCGGCTGCCGGTGCCGTCCATTCTGATCGGCAGCGAAACGGACCCGTGGATGCCTGCCGCCGGCGCCCTCGCGCTCGCGCAGCACCTGGGCAGCGCGTTCGTGAATCTGGGCGACGCGGGGCACATCAACACGGCGGCCGGGTTCGGTCCGTGGCCGCGCGCAAAGCATTTCGTCGATACGCTGATTCACTGCGCAGCCCCGCGCCGCTTTCGCGAAGCGCCGCAGACCGAGGACGCGCACGCGTTCGTGTAA
- the bioB gene encoding biotin synthase BioB yields MPSPSIDTSNAQTAATLQATTTHTGGARWKVADVVALYDLPFNDLLFRAQQVHREHFDANAVQLSTLLSIKTGGCEEDCAYCPQSAHYETGVKAEKLMEVDAVLAAARVAKENGATRFCMGAAWRNPKDRHLEPIKDMIRGVKAMGLETCVTLGMLEAHQAQSLRDAGLDYYNHNLDTSPEFYGQIISTRTYEDRLATLERVRDAGINVCCGGIVGMGESRRERAGLIAQLANMDPYPESVPINNLVQVDGTPLTGTEALDPFEFVRTIAVARITMPRAMVRLSAGREQMDDALQALCFLAGANSIFYGDQLLTTGNPQAEADRKLLARLGIRAETANALPAHEHEGCRHG; encoded by the coding sequence ATGCCCTCCCCTTCCATCGACACTTCGAACGCCCAAACAGCGGCCACCCTGCAAGCCACCACGACCCACACCGGCGGCGCGCGCTGGAAAGTGGCCGACGTGGTCGCGCTCTACGACCTGCCGTTCAACGACCTGCTGTTCCGCGCGCAGCAGGTGCATCGCGAGCACTTCGACGCGAACGCCGTGCAACTCTCCACGCTGCTTTCGATCAAGACGGGCGGCTGCGAGGAAGACTGCGCGTACTGCCCGCAATCGGCGCACTACGAAACCGGCGTGAAGGCCGAAAAGCTGATGGAAGTGGATGCCGTGCTCGCCGCCGCCCGCGTGGCGAAGGAAAACGGCGCGACGCGTTTCTGCATGGGCGCCGCGTGGCGCAATCCGAAAGACCGGCATCTGGAGCCGATCAAGGACATGATTCGCGGCGTGAAGGCGATGGGGCTCGAAACCTGCGTCACGCTCGGCATGCTCGAAGCGCACCAGGCGCAGTCGCTGCGCGACGCGGGGCTCGACTACTACAACCACAACCTCGACACCTCGCCCGAGTTCTACGGGCAGATCATCTCCACGCGCACCTACGAAGACCGGCTCGCCACGCTCGAACGCGTGCGCGACGCGGGCATCAACGTGTGCTGCGGCGGCATCGTGGGCATGGGCGAATCGCGGCGCGAACGCGCCGGGCTCATCGCGCAACTGGCGAACATGGACCCGTATCCGGAGTCGGTGCCCATCAACAACCTCGTGCAGGTGGACGGCACGCCGCTCACGGGCACGGAAGCGCTGGACCCGTTCGAGTTCGTGCGCACCATCGCCGTGGCGCGCATCACGATGCCGCGCGCGATGGTCCGCCTTTCCGCAGGCCGCGAGCAGATGGACGACGCGTTGCAGGCGCTGTGCTTCCTCGCGGGCGCGAACTCGATTTTCTACGGCGATCAGTTGCTCACCACCGGCAACCCGCAGGCCGAAGCCGACCGCAAGCTGCTCGCGCGGCTCGGCATTCGCGCGGAAACGGCGAACGCGCTGCCCGCCCATGAGCACGAGGGTTGCCGCCACGGCTGA
- the bioD gene encoding dethiobiotin synthase, with protein MNTTLSSTTQARSLFVTGTDTEIGKTLVSAALLRGFTRAGLRAAAMKPIAAGAFKRDGIWHNEDADQLDAAASVLLPPAVRTPYLLKEPAAPHIAAALEHVTLDPARIVACHAEAMQRADVVVVEGVGGFRVPLTDTCDTADLARMLGLPVLLVVGMRLGCISHALLTAEAIVARGLPLAGWVANRVDPAMTFADENIAALRERLGREYDAPLVGVVPHLATPSADAAADCLDTASLLQTLRTLDTSRGSPLNMQ; from the coding sequence ATGAACACGACGTTATCGAGCACGACGCAAGCGCGCTCGCTTTTTGTAACCGGCACAGATACGGAAATCGGCAAGACGCTGGTTTCGGCGGCCTTGCTGCGCGGCTTCACGCGCGCGGGGTTGCGTGCGGCGGCGATGAAGCCCATCGCGGCCGGTGCATTCAAGCGCGACGGCATCTGGCACAACGAAGACGCGGATCAGCTCGATGCCGCCGCCAGCGTGCTGTTGCCGCCCGCCGTTCGCACGCCGTATCTGCTGAAAGAACCGGCCGCGCCGCACATTGCCGCCGCGCTCGAACACGTGACGCTGGACCCGGCGCGCATCGTCGCGTGTCATGCCGAGGCCATGCAGCGCGCCGACGTCGTGGTGGTGGAAGGCGTGGGCGGCTTTCGCGTGCCGCTCACGGACACCTGCGACACCGCCGACCTCGCCCGCATGCTCGGCTTGCCCGTGCTGCTCGTGGTGGGCATGCGGCTGGGCTGCATCAGTCACGCGCTGCTCACCGCGGAAGCCATCGTCGCGCGCGGCCTGCCCCTCGCGGGTTGGGTGGCCAATCGCGTCGATCCCGCCATGACGTTCGCCGACGAAAACATCGCCGCGCTGCGCGAACGGCTGGGCCGCGAGTACGACGCGCCGCTCGTCGGCGTGGTACCGCATCTCGCAACTCCGTCAGCCGATGCCGCAGCGGATTGCCTCGACACGGCATCGCTGCTGCAAACGCTCCGCACGCTCGACACATCGCGCGGCTCGCCGCTCAACATGCAATAG
- the bioF gene encoding 8-amino-7-oxononanoate synthase, with the protein MQLLDSLEQGLADLAARGLTRRRRTIDSPCAAHMIVDGRAMIGFASNDYLGLTAHPQLVAAIAEGAQRYGAGSGGSHLLGGHSRAHAQLEDDLAAFAGGFVDAPRALYFSTGYMANLAVLTALAGRGTTLFSDALNHASLIDGARLSRADVQIYPHADVEALSAMLDASDAQAKLIVTDSVFSMDGDIAPLAPLLALAERHGAWLVVDDAHGFGVLGPQGRGAIAQAALRSPHLVSVGTLGKAAGVSGAFVAAHATVIEWLVQRARPYIFTTASAPAVAHAVSASLKIIAGDEGDARRAHLHALIERTRALLKQTCWLPVDSHTAVQPLIIGANDATLDMAAALDREGLWVPAIRPPTVPAGTSRLRISLSAAHSHDDLDRLEAALLRLSKAEAAS; encoded by the coding sequence ATGCAGCTGCTCGACTCGCTCGAACAGGGCCTTGCGGACCTCGCCGCACGCGGTCTGACGCGCCGCCGCCGCACCATCGACTCGCCGTGCGCCGCGCACATGATCGTGGACGGCCGCGCCATGATCGGCTTCGCAAGCAACGATTACCTCGGGCTCACGGCGCATCCGCAACTCGTGGCCGCCATCGCGGAAGGCGCGCAGCGCTATGGCGCGGGCAGCGGCGGCTCGCATCTGCTGGGCGGCCATTCGCGCGCGCATGCGCAACTCGAAGACGACCTCGCGGCATTCGCGGGCGGTTTCGTCGATGCACCGCGTGCGCTCTACTTCAGCACCGGCTACATGGCGAACCTCGCCGTGCTCACGGCGCTCGCGGGCCGCGGCACGACGCTCTTTTCGGATGCGCTGAACCATGCGTCGCTCATCGACGGCGCGCGGCTCTCTCGCGCCGACGTGCAGATCTATCCGCACGCCGACGTCGAAGCGCTCAGCGCGATGCTCGATGCTTCGGATGCCCAGGCAAAGCTCATCGTGACCGACTCCGTGTTCAGCATGGACGGCGACATTGCGCCGCTCGCGCCGCTGCTCGCGCTGGCGGAGCGGCACGGCGCATGGCTCGTGGTGGACGACGCGCATGGCTTCGGCGTGCTCGGTCCGCAAGGGCGCGGTGCCATCGCACAGGCCGCGTTGCGCTCGCCGCATCTGGTTTCCGTCGGCACGCTTGGCAAGGCGGCCGGCGTGTCCGGCGCGTTCGTCGCGGCGCACGCAACGGTGATCGAGTGGCTCGTGCAACGCGCGCGGCCCTACATCTTCACGACAGCGTCCGCGCCTGCGGTGGCGCACGCGGTGTCGGCCAGCCTCAAGATCATCGCGGGCGACGAAGGCGACGCACGGCGCGCGCATCTGCACGCGCTGATCGAACGCACGCGCGCGCTGCTCAAACAAACCTGCTGGCTGCCTGTGGATTCGCACACCGCCGTTCAGCCGCTCATCATCGGTGCCAACGACGCCACGCTCGACATGGCCGCGGCGCTCGACCGCGAAGGGCTCTGGGTGCCCGCCATCCGGCCGCCCACCGTGCCGGCCGGCACGTCGCGTTTGCGCATCTCGCTTTCGGCGGCCCATTCGCATGACGACCTCGACCGGCTCGAAGCCGCGCTGCTTCGTCTGAGCAAAGCGGAGGCCGCATCATGA
- the bioA gene encoding adenosylmethionine--8-amino-7-oxononanoate transaminase, whose amino-acid sequence MNNLATEDWVARSLRAVWHPCTQMKHHERLPLVAVSHAKGAWLYDRDGRRYLDAISSWWVNLFGHANPRINAALKAQLDTLEHVMLAGCTHEPAVELAERLAALTQHTLGHAFFASDGASAVEIALKMSFHAWRNRGYGNKREFVCVANGYHGETIGALGVTDVPLFKDAYDPLIRHAHVVASPDARLAREGESAADVARRALAEVRALFEAKSAKIAALIVEPLVQCAAGMAMHDTSYLAGLRALCDQYGVHLIADEIAVGCGRTGTFFACEQAGIWPDFLCLSKGISGGYLPLSLVLSRDEIYAAFYDDDTARGFLHSHSYTGNPLACRAALATLDLFASDDVLATNARKSAHLREALAPLAAHARVRHFRQRGTIFAFDAVVDDAQQAKTFSRRFFQHALQRELLLRPIGTTVYLMPPYVLDAHEQALLAERTLDTFEATLKEAH is encoded by the coding sequence TTGAACAACCTGGCAACCGAAGACTGGGTGGCCCGCAGCCTGCGCGCCGTGTGGCACCCGTGTACGCAGATGAAGCATCACGAGCGGCTGCCGCTCGTCGCGGTCTCGCACGCGAAGGGCGCGTGGCTCTACGACCGCGACGGCCGGCGCTATCTCGACGCCATCAGTTCGTGGTGGGTCAACCTGTTCGGCCACGCGAACCCGCGCATCAACGCGGCGCTGAAGGCGCAGCTCGATACGCTCGAACACGTCATGCTCGCGGGCTGCACGCACGAGCCCGCCGTCGAACTGGCCGAGCGTCTCGCCGCGCTCACGCAGCACACGCTGGGGCACGCGTTCTTCGCGTCGGACGGCGCATCCGCCGTCGAGATCGCGCTGAAGATGAGCTTCCACGCCTGGCGCAATCGCGGCTACGGCAACAAGCGCGAGTTCGTCTGCGTGGCGAACGGCTATCACGGCGAGACCATCGGCGCGCTCGGCGTGACGGACGTGCCGCTCTTCAAGGACGCCTACGATCCGCTCATTCGCCACGCGCACGTGGTGGCGTCGCCGGACGCGCGGCTCGCACGCGAAGGCGAAAGCGCCGCGGACGTCGCGCGCCGCGCCCTCGCCGAGGTGCGCGCCCTGTTCGAAGCGAAGAGCGCGAAGATCGCGGCGCTGATCGTCGAGCCGCTCGTGCAATGCGCGGCCGGCATGGCGATGCACGACACCTCGTATCTCGCCGGCCTGCGCGCGCTATGCGACCAGTACGGCGTCCACCTGATCGCCGACGAAATCGCCGTGGGATGCGGGCGCACCGGCACCTTCTTCGCCTGCGAGCAAGCGGGCATCTGGCCGGACTTCCTGTGCCTTTCGAAGGGCATCAGCGGCGGCTATCTGCCGCTCTCGCTCGTACTGTCGCGCGACGAAATCTACGCGGCGTTCTACGACGACGACACCGCGCGCGGCTTCCTGCACTCGCATTCGTACACGGGCAATCCGCTCGCGTGCCGCGCGGCGCTGGCCACGCTCGACCTCTTCGCAAGCGACGACGTGCTCGCCACGAACGCGCGCAAGTCGGCGCATCTGCGCGAGGCGCTCGCGCCGCTGGCCGCGCATGCGCGCGTGCGCCACTTCCGCCAGCGCGGCACGATCTTCGCGTTCGATGCCGTCGTCGACGATGCACAGCAGGCGAAGACCTTCTCGCGCCGCTTCTTTCAGCACGCGTTGCAGCGCGAACTGCTGCTGCGCCCCATCGGCACGACGGTGTACCTGATGCCGCCCTACGTACTCGATGCACACGAACAGGCGCTGCTTGCCGAACGCACGCTCGATACGTTCGAAGCCACGCTGAAGGAGGCGCACTGA
- a CDS encoding dienelactone hydrolase family protein, which yields MDFKKILAGWAAVCAVGTVSNVHAGTFDAPVSVASAAPSPATPATTSVATLAPGPLGSARVQSLRFDYGSEPRVGARLNEQIIRIPADATGSVTLETTIYRPDGPGPFPMIVFNHGKIPGDPRGQARSEPMSLAREFVRRGYVVVAPNRRGFAGSGGTYEQDGCDVERNGLGQAADVAATIDYMAKQPYVDAQHIVVAGTSHGGLATIAYGTEAKAGVRGLINFSGGLRQDACTGWQDNLTQAFGSYGAKTQVPSLWLYGDNDSVWPAALVTRMYSAYTQAQTGGATGPDVEARLIDFGSYKNDAHRLVGDRDGVRVWWPAVETFLRRIGMPTAVEYRVSDPTQPKPTGFAALDAVNAVPFLDEAGRAGYRNFLKQYPSRAFAVSENGAWSWAEGGDNPMAVAIANCQKEGAGACRLYAVNDSVVWKNDDEATAQASAGTEDADQRDERGVTARESASTAGETPAIASR from the coding sequence ATGGATTTCAAAAAGATTCTCGCCGGATGGGCAGCGGTCTGCGCCGTGGGTACGGTTTCGAACGTGCACGCGGGCACGTTCGACGCGCCCGTTTCCGTCGCGAGCGCCGCGCCCTCCCCGGCCACGCCCGCCACCACCTCAGTTGCCACGCTCGCGCCCGGTCCGCTCGGCAGCGCGCGCGTCCAGAGCCTGCGTTTCGACTACGGCAGCGAGCCGCGCGTCGGCGCGCGCCTCAACGAGCAGATCATCCGCATTCCCGCCGATGCAACGGGCAGCGTGACGCTCGAAACCACGATCTATCGCCCCGACGGTCCGGGCCCGTTCCCGATGATCGTCTTCAACCACGGCAAGATTCCCGGCGATCCGCGCGGCCAGGCCCGCAGCGAACCGATGTCGCTTGCGCGCGAATTCGTGCGGCGCGGCTACGTGGTGGTGGCGCCGAATCGCCGCGGCTTTGCGGGTTCGGGCGGCACCTACGAGCAGGACGGCTGCGACGTGGAACGCAATGGCCTCGGCCAGGCTGCGGACGTGGCCGCGACCATCGACTACATGGCGAAGCAGCCGTACGTGGACGCGCAGCACATCGTCGTGGCCGGCACCTCGCACGGCGGCCTTGCCACCATCGCCTACGGCACCGAAGCGAAGGCCGGCGTGCGCGGCCTCATCAACTTCTCGGGCGGCCTGCGTCAGGACGCCTGCACCGGCTGGCAAGACAACCTCACGCAGGCGTTCGGTTCGTACGGCGCGAAGACGCAGGTGCCTTCGCTCTGGCTCTACGGCGATAACGATTCGGTGTGGCCCGCCGCGCTCGTCACGCGCATGTACAGCGCGTACACGCAGGCACAGACGGGCGGCGCGACGGGGCCGGACGTCGAAGCGCGGCTCATCGACTTCGGCTCCTACAAGAACGACGCGCATCGCCTCGTGGGCGACCGCGACGGCGTGCGCGTGTGGTGGCCGGCCGTCGAAACGTTCCTGCGGCGCATCGGCATGCCCACGGCCGTGGAATATCGCGTGTCCGATCCCACGCAGCCGAAGCCCACTGGCTTTGCCGCGCTCGACGCCGTGAACGCCGTGCCGTTCCTCGACGAAGCCGGCCGCGCGGGCTATCGCAATTTCCTCAAGCAGTATCCGAGCCGTGCGTTCGCGGTCTCCGAAAACGGCGCCTGGTCATGGGCCGAAGGCGGCGACAACCCGATGGCCGTGGCTATCGCGAACTGCCAGAAGGAAGGCGCGGGCGCCTGCCGCCTCTATGCGGTCAACGACTCGGTGGTGTGGAAGAACGACGACGAGGCCACGGCGCAAGCGTCCGCAGGCACCGAAGATGCCGACCAACGCGACGAGCGCGGCGTCACGGCGCGCGAGAGCGCATCCACCGCAGGCGAAACGCCGGCCATCGCGAGCCGCTGA
- a CDS encoding YchJ family protein has product MTSASKGSTRPHDCPCGAAAPDQKSGARPPRYADCCGRFIDGGAAAPRALELMRSRYSAYVLGESAYLRDTWAQETCPADLDVDRTAPDAPRWLGLAIKRHTPIDETHAEVEFVARYKVGGRAHRLHETSRFLRGADGRWRYVDGDVREE; this is encoded by the coding sequence ATGACATCAGCCTCCAAAGGCAGTACCCGCCCCCACGACTGCCCCTGCGGCGCCGCCGCGCCGGACCAGAAAAGCGGCGCCCGCCCGCCGCGTTACGCGGACTGCTGCGGTCGCTTCATCGACGGCGGCGCCGCGGCGCCCCGCGCGCTCGAACTCATGCGTTCGCGGTACTCGGCGTACGTGCTGGGCGAGTCGGCGTATCTGCGCGACACGTGGGCGCAAGAAACTTGCCCCGCGGACCTCGACGTGGACCGCACCGCGCCCGACGCCCCACGCTGGCTCGGCCTCGCCATCAAGCGACACACGCCCATCGACGAAACGCACGCCGAAGTCGAATTCGTCGCCCGCTACAAAGTGGGCGGGCGCGCCCACCGGCTGCACGAGACGAGCCGCTTCCTGCGCGGCGCCGACGGACGGTGGCGATACGTGGATGGCGACGTTCGCGAGGAGTGA
- a CDS encoding acyl-CoA dehydrogenase family protein, whose product MLLDEDHLMVRDAVRTFVREEVAPHAATWDRERVFPAQVHRQLAQLGAYGVMVPPAYGGAGLDALALAVMLEEIAAGDGGTSTAISVNNCPVCSILLAYGNDVQKRDWLTPLARGDMLGAFCLTEPQAGSDASALRTTATRDGDSYVLNGVKQFITSGKNGQVAIVMAVTDKSAGKRGISAFIVPTDTPGYVLARLEDKLGQHSSDTAQIVFEDCRVPAANLIGAEGEGYRIALSGLEGGRIGIAAQSVGMARAAFEAALAYAKERESFGEPLFAHQAVQFRLSDMATQLEAARQLVWHAAALKDAGQPCLTEAAMAKLFASEAAERICSAALQIHGGYGYLSDFPVERIYRDVRVCQIYEGTSDIQKILIARGLA is encoded by the coding sequence ATGCTGCTCGACGAGGATCATCTGATGGTCCGCGACGCGGTGCGCACCTTCGTGCGCGAGGAAGTGGCGCCGCATGCGGCCACGTGGGACCGCGAGCGCGTCTTTCCCGCGCAGGTGCACCGGCAGCTGGCGCAGCTGGGCGCCTACGGCGTGATGGTGCCGCCCGCGTACGGCGGCGCCGGCCTCGACGCGCTGGCGCTCGCCGTCATGCTGGAAGAAATCGCGGCCGGCGACGGCGGCACGTCCACGGCCATTTCGGTCAACAACTGTCCCGTGTGCAGCATCCTGCTCGCCTACGGCAACGACGTTCAGAAGCGCGACTGGCTCACGCCGCTCGCGCGCGGCGACATGCTGGGCGCCTTCTGCCTGACCGAGCCGCAGGCGGGCTCGGACGCCTCCGCGCTGCGCACCACCGCCACGCGCGACGGCGACAGCTACGTGTTGAACGGCGTGAAGCAGTTCATCACGAGCGGCAAGAACGGCCAGGTAGCGATCGTGATGGCGGTCACCGACAAATCCGCCGGCAAGCGCGGCATCAGCGCGTTCATCGTGCCCACCGACACGCCCGGCTACGTCTTGGCGCGGCTTGAAGACAAGCTGGGCCAGCATTCATCGGACACGGCGCAGATCGTGTTCGAAGACTGCCGCGTGCCGGCGGCGAACCTGATCGGCGCGGAGGGCGAGGGTTATCGCATCGCGCTTTCGGGGCTCGAGGGCGGACGCATCGGCATCGCGGCGCAGAGCGTGGGCATGGCGCGCGCGGCGTTCGAGGCGGCGCTCGCCTACGCGAAGGAGCGCGAGAGCTTCGGCGAGCCGCTCTTCGCCCACCAGGCCGTGCAGTTCCGGCTCTCGGACATGGCCACGCAGCTCGAAGCCGCGCGGCAACTCGTGTGGCACGCGGCGGCGTTGAAGGACGCCGGCCAGCCCTGCCTCACGGAAGCCGCGATGGCGAAGCTGTTCGCCTCCGAAGCCGCGGAGCGCATCTGCTCGGCCGCCTTGCAGATTCACGGCGGCTACGGCTACCTCAGCGATTTTCCAGTGGAGCGCATCTACCGCGACGTGCGCGTGTGCCAGATCTACGAGGGCACGAGCGACATTCAGAAAATCCTGATCGCACGCGGACTCGCCTGA
- a CDS encoding SDR family oxidoreductase, with the protein MRTALVVGASRGIGREFVRQYRKSGWRVLATARDDASLAELGEMGAQTFSLDITEPEQIAVLGWQLDGERVDVALIVSGVYGPRTEGVETFTAEDFDYVMATNVRGPMQLMPILLPLVEEAHGVLAVLSSRMGSIAGAGGTTGWLYRASKAALNDALKVASLQARRATCVSLHPGWVRTDMGGAEAAIDVQHSVNGLREVLAEAAVERDVFNGRFFQYDGTELDW; encoded by the coding sequence ATGAGGACAGCGCTCGTGGTTGGCGCATCGCGCGGCATCGGCCGCGAGTTCGTGCGGCAGTACCGCAAGTCCGGCTGGCGCGTGCTGGCCACGGCGCGCGACGACGCGTCCCTCGCCGAACTCGGCGAGATGGGCGCGCAGACCTTCTCGCTCGACATCACCGAGCCCGAGCAGATCGCGGTGCTCGGCTGGCAGCTCGATGGCGAGCGGGTCGACGTCGCGTTGATCGTCTCGGGCGTGTACGGGCCGCGCACCGAAGGCGTCGAGACCTTCACGGCCGAAGACTTCGATTACGTGATGGCCACCAACGTCCGCGGCCCGATGCAGTTGATGCCGATTCTGCTGCCGCTCGTCGAAGAGGCGCACGGCGTGCTTGCCGTGCTGTCGAGCCGCATGGGCAGCATTGCGGGTGCGGGCGGTACGACGGGCTGGCTCTATCGCGCGAGCAAGGCGGCGCTGAACGACGCGCTCAAGGTCGCTTCGTTGCAGGCGCGCCGCGCGACGTGCGTATCGCTGCATCCTGGCTGGGTGCGCACCGACATGGGCGGCGCCGAGGCCGCCATCGACGTGCAGCACAGCGTGAACGGCCTGCGCGAAGTGCTGGCCGAAGCCGCCGTGGAGCGCGACGTGTTCAACGGACGCTTCTTTCAGTACGACGGCACGGAGCTGGACTGGTAG